The DNA segment GCATCCAGTATTGAGTGCACTTGTTCAGTCATTAATGCAGCAGCATTCACGCCTCAACGTTATCGACACGCACTCAGGTACAGGGTGTTATGACCTCACCACCGCACCAAGTAATCACGCCGGTGAGTTTGCTGAAGGGGTCGGGTACTTGTGGCGCAATAAGGCTTATCTTCCTCCGGCATTCGCTTCTTTTATGTCGGTACTGGAATACTACAATCCGAATCAACTTATCTCTTTGTATCCGGGTTCTGCCGCCATCACTTACCAACAAGGTCGCAGCCAAGATAGCTTCTATTTTTCAGACATTCAGCAAGATGAAGCTGATTTACTGCAAACCAATATTGAGAAGTTACAATGTAACCTGGATATTTCAAGCAAGCTTACGATTAGCGCAGGTGATGGGCTTAAAGCGTTACCTGATGACGTTGCTAAACATGACAACCACCATCTGATTGTTATCGATCCACCCTATGAAACCGATTCAGAATATCTCGCGGTGATTGATGCCTTAGTTAAGGCGTATCAGCAATCTGAGAAGGTATCTGCACTAATTTGGTACCCGCTCTACACGGATGACAAGAGCTCACTGATTTTGAACCACTGTGTGACCGCAGTGAAAGATGGTTTGCTGCCAAGTCCGATTAAGTCGGAGCTTCGCCTTCGAGATCCTAAGGGTGATGATCGCCTGATCGGTAGTGGTTTACTGTTGTTCAATCCACCACAAGGCATTGCTGGAACGGTCGCGGATACGCTTGATTATTTACACAGCCAACTCGCGACTAACGGTGAAGGGTATTGGCAAATGAGAAGTCTATAAATCTGATTTCTATGGATTTTATGATGATTTTCTAGACGTCGTTCACTAAATCACTGTTATTTATGTGGTTTAAATTGACCAAACGCTAACTTTTATCGATTGATTAATTGCAGTGAATCATTTAAAAATAGAATATCAATGCGCACAAGTGCATAATGGCTCATAAGTTAAATAATTAATCTTAAGATTAAACTAGATTGTGGTTTACCCCCTAAACTGCATAAGGCTCG comes from the Vibrio splendidus genome and includes:
- the rlmJ gene encoding 23S rRNA (adenine(2030)-N(6))-methyltransferase RlmJ yields the protein MEYRHQCHVGDHGDALKHPVLSALVQSLMQQHSRLNVIDTHSGTGCYDLTTAPSNHAGEFAEGVGYLWRNKAYLPPAFASFMSVLEYYNPNQLISLYPGSAAITYQQGRSQDSFYFSDIQQDEADLLQTNIEKLQCNLDISSKLTISAGDGLKALPDDVAKHDNHHLIVIDPPYETDSEYLAVIDALVKAYQQSEKVSALIWYPLYTDDKSSLILNHCVTAVKDGLLPSPIKSELRLRDPKGDDRLIGSGLLLFNPPQGIAGTVADTLDYLHSQLATNGEGYWQMRSL